In Mastigocladopsis repens PCC 10914, a single window of DNA contains:
- a CDS encoding response regulator, which produces MQGNLNEIDIRSILQLIELGQRTGLLFVEAYSYHNSYKVRVRDAECKQQSWFVFFFNGQIVYATNDDTSLSRLDDYLRYYRVNVQLNEMQVASGGLLNAPEYGYLWALLEQNIIKPAQARSIIYNFVHETLFDILSLHQGRFIFELGSALTPQLTTLEIAPLVIKITKQVQEWKQLYPLIQSPEQFPLLADIDQLRSSLPAATVKKLQHWADGNTSLRQLARYLNRDILTVAKTIYPYVKQGWLKFKYKNLINLSKNTEKLAEELERNHRAYIVCIDDITICEIVETILKPQRYEVIALTNSLEALSRIFQLKPNLILCNIAMAEVDGYEICAMLRHSTAFRLVPIILLTGRLRFVEQTKARILGATDYLTKPFTDTELLMLVNRYINYSVVSGDKRETTLVDSTKNGVKNNITEIASLSIRNII; this is translated from the coding sequence ATGCAGGGAAATTTAAATGAAATTGATATTCGCAGTATCCTGCAATTGATAGAGTTGGGACAGCGAACAGGGTTACTATTTGTTGAAGCTTACAGCTATCACAATAGTTACAAAGTCCGTGTACGCGATGCCGAATGCAAACAACAGTCTTGGTTTGTCTTTTTTTTCAACGGTCAAATCGTTTATGCGACCAATGACGATACCAGTTTGTCTCGGCTTGACGATTACTTGCGTTATTACCGGGTCAATGTGCAACTCAACGAAATGCAAGTAGCTTCTGGGGGGTTGCTAAATGCACCAGAGTACGGATACCTATGGGCGCTCTTAGAGCAAAATATTATCAAACCAGCACAAGCTCGTAGTATTATTTATAACTTTGTACACGAGACTCTATTTGACATATTGAGTTTACATCAAGGTCGTTTTATTTTCGAGCTAGGTTCAGCACTTACGCCGCAATTGACCACTTTGGAAATTGCTCCTTTGGTTATCAAAATTACTAAGCAGGTGCAGGAGTGGAAGCAGTTATATCCACTCATTCAGTCTCCAGAGCAATTTCCACTGCTTGCTGATATAGATCAGCTACGGTCTTCGCTACCAGCTGCAACCGTGAAGAAACTACAGCACTGGGCAGATGGTAATACATCATTGCGTCAACTTGCTCGCTATCTCAACCGGGATATTTTGACGGTTGCTAAGACTATTTACCCGTACGTAAAACAAGGATGGCTAAAATTTAAATATAAAAATTTAATTAATTTAAGTAAAAACACTGAAAAATTGGCAGAAGAATTAGAGAGAAACCATAGGGCGTATATAGTTTGTATTGACGATATAACGATTTGTGAGATAGTTGAAACTATTTTGAAGCCGCAAAGGTATGAAGTCATTGCTTTGACCAATTCTTTAGAAGCTCTCAGTCGTATTTTTCAACTCAAGCCAAATTTAATTTTATGCAACATTGCCATGGCGGAAGTGGATGGTTATGAGATTTGTGCAATGCTAAGACACTCGACAGCATTTCGACTCGTACCGATTATTCTGCTTACAGGTCGCTTAAGGTTTGTTGAGCAAACAAAAGCCAGAATTTTGGGGGCGACAGATTATTTAACAAAGCCGTTTACGGACACTGAGTTATTAATGCTTGTTAACAGGTATATCAACTACAGTGTAGTTTCGGGTGACAAAAGAGAGACAACACTTGTTGATTCGACAAAAAATGGGGTAAAAAATAATATCACGGAAATAGCAAGCCTCAGTATAAGAAACATTATCTAA
- the tilS gene encoding tRNA lysidine(34) synthetase TilS: MSDRTPWTPLHAKIHRSIRLRQLFERNQRLLVAVSGGQDSLCLIKLLLDLQPKWGWHLGIAHCDHRWRPDSQANASHVENLAKNWDLSFYLQTANEPLKSEAAARNWRYQALSAIACENQFNCIVTGHTASDRAETLLYNLIRGTGADGLQALTWKRLLDSDILLLRPLLEITRTQTGEFCQDFQLPVWEDSTNQDLKFARNRIRQHLLPYLQENFNPLVESALAQTAEILQAEVEYLEQAAHQLREEAMAGEIGRWGDEGGIPHNPQPIRLNRRVLQKAPLALQRRVMRQVLQERLPCAPSFEQIEKLTALMTAPNRSQTDPFPGGAIAQVEGDWIYLKHF; encoded by the coding sequence ATGAGCGATCGCACTCCTTGGACTCCCCTCCATGCAAAAATACACCGCAGCATCCGCTTGCGCCAATTATTTGAGCGTAATCAACGGCTATTAGTCGCTGTCTCTGGCGGACAAGATTCTCTCTGTCTCATCAAATTACTATTAGATTTGCAACCAAAATGGGGATGGCATTTAGGTATTGCTCACTGTGATCATCGCTGGCGTCCTGACTCCCAAGCTAATGCGAGCCATGTAGAAAATTTAGCAAAAAATTGGGATCTTTCATTTTATTTACAAACAGCGAACGAACCTTTAAAAAGCGAAGCCGCAGCACGCAATTGGCGGTATCAAGCTTTGAGTGCGATCGCCTGTGAAAACCAATTTAACTGTATTGTGACAGGTCACACAGCTAGCGATCGCGCTGAAACTCTGCTTTACAACTTAATTCGTGGCACTGGTGCCGATGGCTTGCAAGCATTAACCTGGAAACGTCTGCTTGATAGTGACATCTTGCTTCTACGTCCACTGTTAGAAATCACTCGCACGCAAACAGGGGAATTTTGCCAAGACTTTCAGCTTCCTGTTTGGGAAGATTCAACCAATCAAGATTTGAAATTCGCTCGCAACCGCATTCGTCAACATTTATTACCATATTTGCAAGAAAATTTCAACCCCTTAGTTGAATCAGCCCTTGCCCAGACTGCCGAAATTCTACAAGCAGAAGTGGAATATTTAGAACAAGCTGCTCATCAGTTGCGGGAAGAGGCGATGGCGGGGGAGATAGGGAGATGGGGAGATGAGGGAGGGATTCCCCATAACCCACAACCAATAAGGCTCAACCGTCGTGTATTACAGAAAGCACCACTGGCGCTACAACGTCGCGTCATGCGTCAGGTATTACAAGAAAGACTTCCTTGCGCTCCTAGTTTCGAGCAAATTGAAAAACTGACAGCTTTAATGACAGCACCAAACCGTTCGCAGACTGATCCATTTCCAGGTGGTGCGATCGCCCAAGTTGAAGGTGACTGGATATACCTAAAACACTTCTGA
- a CDS encoding methyl-accepting chemotaxis protein codes for MAASIEDCEQTYQQAYKAYVKGNYEEAATLINQVVQHLPEDANIRLLRGHVYYVLQQYDVAKAEYQKVLQFTDDKEIISFAQNGIDNITQYQQDLDSQVVEKQDNEDKNFSDSFESQTVSQQELENFGDEQGFNSSSFDLNLDEHQEAVENREISVSSPFDLPLDDSTVVGMSNSKENSSDDPFAVIPQEAEQLSHGSHGEAQAELELPNFWLEDMSQKSLQEPEKNSTLPTSGTNSANHNLEIQQQNISNSPFTQVGSTSSRLEDQAIFKDENSQEVNSRDFNLKISPFEDEMLTGETEINTSATKNNIKYSAQEQFSEIPQNSSQQEEVSKSDNHTVVPVSTEISSSFDSNFLDKQLGVDSRTQQNSFDDDDNDSFDFEAFESAFGLDETLSVENDKSSTRNGNLSKSNNVEFLDDFDEFDDLGKIPGFDLTGDSAFEDSQMRSASVENNGKSHTKVENAPSPENRGDFATDSTLKEDSVARSTPTDEGDSELFMMRSSQQGVPVFTEADVSNRELQVSVEQGFLAPLENAPLETKQWIVAGTVGFVSALVVAGVSFVSANFSPPQQRESLRNTGWAMTLAAGIAGFATTGIMGGFTLRQIRRTTQDLQAQFDAVRQGNLNVQATVSSADEFGQLAAGFNEMTRVMFTTTHEATRNAQEQEEAKENLQRQVIRLLDDVEGAARGDLTVQAEVTADVLGAVADAFNLTIQNLRDLVQQVKVAAREVTKGATNSETFARALSSDALRQAEELAVTLNSVQIMTDSIQRVAEAAREAEAVTRDAGEIALKGGEAVENTVAGILEIRETVAETTRKVKRLAESSQEISKIVALISQIASRTNLLALNASIEAARAGEAGRGFAIVADEVRQLADKSAKSLKEIEQIVMQIQSETGSVMTAMEEGTQQVIKGTRLAEEARRSLENIIQVAKRIDILVRGITSDTVEQTETSRAVAQVVQSVELTAQETSGEAQRVSGALQNLVGVSRDLITSVERFRVETAENTR; via the coding sequence ATGGCAGCAAGTATAGAGGATTGCGAGCAGACATATCAGCAAGCTTATAAAGCCTATGTGAAAGGTAACTATGAAGAAGCAGCCACTCTCATTAACCAAGTGGTGCAACATTTACCAGAAGACGCTAATATCCGTTTGCTGCGGGGTCACGTCTACTATGTTTTGCAGCAGTATGACGTGGCAAAAGCAGAATATCAAAAGGTGTTGCAGTTCACTGACGACAAAGAAATCATCAGCTTTGCTCAAAATGGTATTGATAATATAACTCAATACCAACAAGACTTAGACTCTCAAGTCGTTGAGAAGCAAGATAATGAGGATAAGAATTTTTCGGATTCGTTTGAATCTCAAACAGTTTCTCAACAAGAATTAGAAAATTTTGGGGATGAGCAAGGCTTTAACAGTAGCAGCTTTGATTTGAATTTGGATGAGCATCAGGAAGCTGTAGAAAACAGGGAAATATCTGTCAGTAGTCCATTTGACTTACCACTAGACGATAGTACTGTAGTTGGTATGTCAAATTCCAAAGAAAATTCTAGCGATGACCCTTTTGCTGTTATTCCACAAGAGGCAGAGCAACTAAGTCATGGAAGTCATGGAGAAGCGCAAGCAGAATTAGAGTTGCCAAATTTTTGGCTTGAAGATATGTCTCAAAAGAGTCTTCAAGAGCCAGAGAAAAATAGTACTTTACCTACAAGTGGTACAAATTCTGCTAACCACAATTTAGAAATTCAACAGCAAAATATTAGCAATTCACCATTTACACAAGTTGGCTCAACAAGTAGTAGGTTGGAAGACCAGGCTATCTTCAAGGATGAAAACTCACAGGAAGTAAACAGTAGAGATTTTAACTTGAAAATAAGTCCTTTTGAGGATGAAATGCTAACAGGTGAAACGGAAATTAACACGAGTGCGACAAAAAATAACATAAAATACAGCGCTCAAGAACAGTTTTCTGAAATCCCACAAAATTCATCACAGCAGGAGGAGGTTTCCAAATCGGATAACCATACGGTCGTCCCAGTCTCTACGGAAATCTCCTCTTCTTTTGACAGCAATTTTCTAGACAAACAGCTTGGCGTAGACTCCAGAACACAGCAAAATAGCTTTGATGATGACGACAACGACAGTTTTGACTTTGAGGCTTTTGAGTCTGCTTTTGGATTAGACGAAACATTATCTGTAGAGAATGACAAAAGTAGCACACGCAATGGAAATCTTTCTAAAAGTAACAATGTAGAATTTTTAGACGACTTTGATGAATTTGATGACTTAGGGAAGATTCCGGGATTTGACCTCACAGGAGATTCTGCCTTTGAGGATTCACAGATGCGTTCAGCATCAGTAGAAAACAACGGTAAGTCGCACACTAAAGTAGAGAATGCACCCAGTCCTGAAAATCGCGGCGATTTCGCTACGGATAGCACGCTTAAGGAGGATTCTGTTGCGCGTAGCACCCCTACAGATGAGGGCGACTCGGAACTATTCATGATGAGGAGTTCCCAACAAGGAGTCCCAGTCTTTACCGAAGCAGATGTCTCGAACAGAGAACTTCAAGTCTCGGTTGAACAAGGCTTTCTAGCTCCATTGGAAAATGCCCCCCTAGAAACTAAGCAATGGATTGTTGCTGGGACTGTAGGCTTTGTCTCGGCACTGGTTGTAGCCGGAGTTAGCTTTGTTTCTGCTAACTTTTCGCCACCCCAACAACGGGAGTCGCTGCGAAACACAGGTTGGGCAATGACTTTGGCAGCAGGAATTGCTGGGTTTGCTACCACAGGTATTATGGGTGGGTTCACCCTTAGGCAAATTCGCCGCACGACTCAAGACTTGCAAGCTCAATTTGATGCCGTGCGCCAAGGAAATCTCAATGTCCAAGCCACGGTGTCTTCAGCAGACGAATTTGGGCAGCTCGCTGCTGGCTTTAACGAAATGACTCGTGTGATGTTCACGACGACCCATGAAGCTACACGTAATGCTCAAGAACAGGAGGAAGCTAAAGAAAACCTGCAACGCCAAGTGATTCGCCTGTTAGACGATGTGGAAGGAGCCGCTAGGGGAGATTTGACGGTGCAAGCCGAGGTCACAGCTGATGTACTCGGAGCTGTTGCCGATGCTTTTAACCTGACAATTCAAAACCTACGGGATCTTGTGCAACAAGTGAAAGTGGCAGCGCGGGAAGTCACCAAAGGGGCAACCAATTCTGAAACCTTTGCTAGGGCATTATCTAGCGATGCTCTGCGGCAAGCAGAAGAATTGGCGGTGACGCTGAATTCTGTACAGATTATGACTGACTCCATCCAACGCGTAGCAGAAGCAGCGCGGGAAGCAGAAGCTGTGACCCGTGATGCCGGTGAAATCGCTCTCAAAGGTGGAGAAGCAGTGGAGAATACTGTGGCGGGAATTTTAGAAATTCGGGAAACCGTAGCAGAAACAACCCGAAAAGTCAAGCGACTGGCAGAGTCATCGCAAGAAATTTCTAAGATTGTGGCGTTGATTTCCCAAATTGCCTCCAGGACGAATTTGTTAGCACTCAATGCCAGTATTGAGGCAGCACGCGCTGGAGAAGCCGGACGGGGTTTCGCAATTGTGGCGGATGAAGTGCGGCAGTTAGCGGATAAATCAGCAAAGTCGTTGAAAGAAATTGAACAAATCGTGATGCAAATTCAGAGTGAAACAGGCTCTGTGATGACTGCGATGGAAGAAGGGACACAACAGGTCATTAAAGGGACAAGATTGGCAGAAGAAGCCAGGCGATCGCTAGAGAACATCATTCAAGTCGCAAAGCGAATTGATATTTTAGTGCGCGGGATTACCTCAGATACAGTCGAACAAACCGAAACCTCCCGCGCTGTGGCTCAGGTTGTGCAGTCTGTGGAACTCACGGCGCAAGAAACATCTGGGGAAGCACAACGAGTTTCTGGCGCCTTACAAAATTTGGTGGGTGTCTCTCGCGACCTAATCACCTCTGTTGAACGCTTCCGAGTCGAAACTGCTGAAAATACTAGGTAA
- a CDS encoding M16 family metallopeptidase — MPFFSKLRSFILVGFFLSFLLSGVLSGSNFSNAATPSLLTPVSGLALTQGVRKTVLENGLTVLTKEVHTAPVVSVQVWYRVGSRNEKAGENGISHQLEHLMFKGTTDRPVQFGRLFSALGSQFNAFTSYDETAYFGTVQRDKLEALLTLEADRMEGALVGAEQLTSEKRVVISELQGYENSPGYRLNRAVMRSAFPNRTYGLPVGGTKADVEKFTVQQVRDYYNTYYSPDNATLVITGDFATEPVLKSVQQTFGKLPKRASRVGGDETEKGTISPSSSPVSSGGKKSPIVLKEPGSAALLQVVYPLPNVTHPDVPAIDVMDAILTGGRSSQLYQALVESGLASSISASPAELIEPGWYEINATAAPGQELSKIASVLQQSLAKLQQEQVSVAELNRAKTQLQASFVLSNQDITSQATQLGYSQTVTRDYRYIERYLEAIAKVTAADVQRVAKTYLNPAKQTIGFFEPTLPGGKPGSSSAGSDRTVENFSPGKPVDPAELAKYLPPATSATASTQQPLPEQFTLKNGLRVLLLADHSVPTVNLSGQIDAGSEFDKNQTAGLSSLVATNLMNGTQTKNALTLAKALEDRGASLGFNATREGVSIGGNGLSANLPILIQTLADVVQNATFPENQLELSRQRALISLKVQLDDPRGLGRRVFQQAIYPENHPFHSFPTEESLKSVTRADVLRFYQEHYRPDTTTIALVGDFEPNQVKALFNQAFGKWQAQGEPPTLNLAPVSLPETMKRLSSVIPGKAEAVTYIGYNGISRKDPRFYSALVLNQILGGDTLSSRLGTEVRDRQGLTYGIYSAFAAGVQPGPFLIQMQTAPGDAQKAVASTLALLKQLREQGVTEAELNTAKRSITNSYPVDLANPSNVASIILDNAVYGLSQEEIREFPKRIETVTLDQVQQAIEELIQPDKLVIVTAGPGA, encoded by the coding sequence ATGCCTTTTTTCTCGAAGCTACGTTCATTTATTCTGGTGGGATTTTTCTTAAGCTTCCTCCTAAGTGGAGTGCTGTCAGGAAGCAACTTCAGCAATGCTGCAACACCAAGTCTCCTCACACCTGTATCCGGTCTTGCCCTCACTCAAGGGGTACGTAAAACGGTATTGGAAAATGGCTTAACAGTGCTAACGAAAGAAGTCCATACCGCACCCGTTGTGAGTGTGCAGGTCTGGTATCGAGTAGGTTCGCGCAATGAGAAAGCAGGGGAGAATGGCATCTCCCACCAGCTTGAACATTTGATGTTCAAGGGAACCACTGACCGTCCGGTGCAGTTTGGTCGGCTATTTAGTGCATTAGGCAGTCAGTTCAATGCTTTTACCAGCTATGACGAAACAGCCTATTTTGGGACAGTGCAACGCGACAAATTGGAAGCACTGCTCACCCTAGAAGCCGATCGCATGGAAGGCGCTTTAGTTGGAGCCGAACAACTGACAAGTGAGAAGCGTGTCGTTATCTCTGAGTTACAGGGATATGAAAATTCTCCTGGTTATCGCCTTAACCGTGCCGTCATGCGATCGGCTTTCCCAAACCGAACCTATGGCTTACCTGTGGGAGGCACAAAAGCCGATGTGGAAAAATTCACGGTGCAGCAGGTACGGGACTACTACAATACCTACTACAGCCCTGACAATGCCACCCTGGTAATTACAGGAGATTTTGCGACTGAACCCGTGCTGAAGAGTGTCCAACAAACTTTCGGAAAGCTACCGAAACGGGCATCTAGAGTAGGGGGAGATGAGACAGAGAAGGGAACAATATCCCCTTCATCCTCTCCAGTCTCCTCAGGGGGTAAAAAATCGCCTATTGTCCTGAAAGAGCCAGGAAGTGCCGCACTATTGCAAGTCGTTTATCCTCTACCAAATGTCACTCATCCGGACGTACCTGCAATTGATGTGATGGATGCCATTCTCACGGGCGGGCGTAGCTCACAGCTTTACCAAGCTTTGGTAGAATCAGGCTTGGCAAGTTCAATAAGTGCAAGTCCTGCGGAACTGATCGAACCAGGTTGGTACGAAATTAATGCTACAGCGGCTCCGGGTCAAGAGCTATCGAAAATTGCTTCTGTGCTGCAACAGTCGTTGGCTAAACTGCAACAGGAACAAGTCAGTGTAGCAGAATTGAACCGAGCAAAGACGCAACTGCAAGCTTCCTTTGTACTCAGTAACCAAGACATCACCTCTCAAGCAACCCAACTGGGGTATAGCCAAACTGTCACCAGAGATTATCGCTATATTGAGCGCTATTTAGAGGCGATCGCCAAAGTCACAGCAGCGGATGTGCAGCGAGTGGCGAAAACTTATCTCAATCCTGCTAAACAAACTATCGGCTTTTTTGAACCAACTCTACCAGGTGGTAAGCCTGGGTCTTCCAGTGCTGGTTCTGATCGCACTGTAGAAAACTTCAGCCCTGGTAAGCCTGTAGACCCGGCAGAACTTGCCAAATACCTCCCTCCTGCTACATCAGCTACCGCTTCGACTCAACAACCGTTACCAGAGCAATTCACGCTTAAAAATGGGTTGCGAGTTCTCTTGCTGGCTGACCACAGCGTCCCCACTGTTAACCTAAGCGGACAAATTGACGCAGGTAGCGAATTTGACAAAAATCAGACAGCAGGATTATCGAGTCTCGTTGCTACCAATTTAATGAATGGGACTCAGACAAAAAATGCTCTGACTCTGGCAAAAGCGTTAGAAGACCGGGGAGCTAGCTTGGGATTCAATGCGACTCGTGAAGGCGTCAGTATTGGTGGAAATGGCCTGTCTGCTAATCTGCCGATATTGATTCAAACCTTGGCAGATGTGGTGCAAAATGCGACCTTCCCAGAGAACCAGCTTGAACTCAGTCGTCAACGAGCGTTGATAAGTCTGAAAGTACAGCTCGATGACCCTCGCGGATTGGGACGACGGGTATTCCAGCAGGCAATTTACCCTGAAAATCATCCGTTTCATAGCTTTCCTACAGAAGAGAGCTTAAAAAGCGTGACTCGTGCTGATGTGCTGCGCTTTTACCAGGAACACTACCGACCCGATACGACGACGATCGCCCTCGTGGGTGACTTTGAGCCAAATCAAGTCAAAGCACTGTTCAATCAAGCTTTCGGCAAATGGCAAGCTCAGGGTGAGCCTCCGACTCTCAATTTAGCTCCGGTGTCTTTGCCAGAAACGATGAAACGCTTAAGTTCAGTGATTCCCGGTAAGGCGGAGGCTGTGACCTACATTGGTTATAATGGGATTTCGCGGAAAGACCCTCGTTTCTACTCTGCTTTGGTACTGAATCAAATTTTGGGCGGCGATACCTTGTCTAGCCGATTAGGTACTGAGGTGCGCGATCGCCAAGGTCTAACCTACGGTATCTACAGTGCTTTTGCTGCTGGAGTTCAACCAGGTCCATTCTTGATTCAGATGCAGACTGCTCCTGGAGATGCTCAAAAGGCTGTTGCTAGCACCTTAGCTTTACTTAAGCAGTTGCGAGAGCAAGGAGTCACTGAGGCTGAATTGAACACGGCGAAACGCTCAATTACTAATAGCTATCCCGTGGACTTAGCCAATCCTAGTAATGTAGCGAGCATCATTTTGGACAATGCCGTTTACGGGCTTTCTCAGGAGGAAATCCGAGAATTTCCCAAGCGCATTGAAACAGTCACTTTAGATCAGGTGCAGCAGGCAATTGAGGAGTTAATTCAACCCGATAAATTGGTGATTGTTACCGCCGGACCAGGAGCGTAA
- a CDS encoding chemotaxis protein CheW, producing the protein MISKPDFLEGSGQDQLRPELQVERLEGELYLRFYIPSYQEFSLLATGIREVIELSPDKITPIPNASPLLLGTLNLRGRVIWVADLGQFLGDTTALNTDRAEIPVIAIEEQDTIVGLAVEKIVGMDWFDLQHLIISTSVPDTMAPFLRGEWILDAKENQCLRLLDQTAILGSARWAG; encoded by the coding sequence ATGATCAGCAAACCGGATTTTTTAGAAGGAAGTGGACAAGACCAACTCCGTCCTGAATTACAAGTAGAACGTCTTGAAGGAGAGTTATATTTAAGGTTTTATATTCCCTCCTATCAAGAGTTTTCACTACTAGCCACAGGTATCCGGGAGGTCATCGAACTAAGCCCTGATAAAATTACCCCGATTCCTAATGCTTCGCCTTTGCTTTTGGGTACTCTAAATTTACGAGGTCGAGTCATTTGGGTGGCTGATTTGGGTCAATTTCTAGGAGACACAACTGCCTTAAACACGGATCGAGCGGAGATTCCTGTGATTGCTATTGAAGAGCAAGACACAATAGTTGGTTTGGCAGTAGAGAAAATCGTCGGTATGGACTGGTTTGACTTACAGCATCTGATCATATCAACGAGCGTGCCTGACACAATGGCTCCCTTTTTGCGGGGAGAGTGGATACTAGATGCAAAAGAAAATCAATGTCTGCGGCTGCTCGATCAAACCGCAATTTTGGGGAGTGCGCGGTGGGCAGGATGA
- a CDS encoding response regulator transcription factor, giving the protein MSTVLIVEDSIAQREMITDLLKASGLTVTHASDGLEALEAIQTARPDLVVLDIVMPRMNGYEVCRRLKSDPKTQDVPVVMCSSKGEEFDRYWGMKQGADAYIAKPFQPTELVGTVKQLLRG; this is encoded by the coding sequence ATGAGTACAGTTCTGATTGTGGAAGACAGTATCGCACAAAGGGAGATGATTACAGACCTCCTGAAAGCGAGTGGCTTAACCGTCACTCATGCCAGCGATGGATTAGAAGCTTTGGAGGCAATTCAAACTGCTCGTCCCGATTTAGTGGTGTTGGATATCGTCATGCCTCGGATGAACGGTTACGAAGTTTGCCGTCGCCTAAAGTCTGATCCAAAAACCCAAGATGTACCAGTAGTGATGTGTTCTTCTAAGGGGGAAGAATTTGATCGCTACTGGGGTATGAAGCAAGGGGCAGATGCCTACATAGCTAAACCCTTTCAACCAACGGAGTTGGTGGGAACAGTCAAACAACTGCTGCGAGGATAA
- the hmpF gene encoding pilus motility taxis protein HmpF, which translates to MLYLAEVQKQKGGLLGGGGKTELKLLACQRTDQSWGTVSEEVIAAEEASKLSDGILVLVEMNPNRQVQRIQEAGRPLVNILQNFSRQVEKFKVKEEEIDQWKQSLTFQAQELNRREMDMETRLEQLQQKEDEVQRLETQQQQVEVSRQEIEKLRMEIERNRQELEGAWGHLRGEQRRLEEYKAECQQQAVLDEEQSRVLNELLARLSTSVAPTQTVREHLDLALEMVERQQAVLNPHWQQLEQQKTAVDQQQVEVNRLSQELSERQKEWQQAQNSLEQQIAELKVNTVTLERKQEYARILKDQLRHHQELHQKLRSFSATVDVTPTCKVDVAALENMPLEQLQNIVRELQQKLSIDSSFVHEQEQELTEKQKNIEELQQKINQGSELERGYLEAELVDEKDLYQMLNETLVGQRRSLLEQQDIFKQHQTVLQQREGKSLVNEQEETNIDLKAILLQIEMQQQQQSQELQNLEHEISQMHTSIEQMQGVIAEQTQQQQTQRDSLQTMEQNLFVLQTTTAESRGRLNLYQEALQPIQYSVDEVRQKLQGMTESLARVQETGDYQLQAIAQMRQTLLSLMSQPQLTAS; encoded by the coding sequence GTGCTGTATTTAGCAGAAGTACAAAAACAGAAAGGCGGGTTACTCGGTGGTGGTGGCAAAACCGAACTAAAACTACTGGCTTGTCAGCGAACTGACCAGAGTTGGGGTACGGTTTCTGAAGAAGTGATTGCGGCTGAGGAAGCTAGCAAATTAAGTGATGGAATCCTTGTCTTGGTTGAAATGAATCCGAATCGTCAAGTGCAGCGGATTCAGGAGGCAGGACGTCCGTTAGTCAATATTTTGCAGAATTTTTCCCGTCAGGTGGAAAAATTTAAGGTCAAAGAAGAAGAAATTGACCAGTGGAAGCAGTCTCTAACGTTTCAAGCGCAAGAGTTGAATCGCCGTGAAATGGATATGGAAACTCGTTTGGAACAACTGCAACAAAAGGAAGATGAAGTTCAACGTTTAGAGACGCAACAACAACAAGTAGAGGTTTCCCGCCAGGAAATTGAAAAGTTACGAATGGAAATTGAGCGCAACCGTCAGGAACTGGAAGGAGCATGGGGTCACTTGCGGGGTGAGCAGCGTCGCTTGGAGGAGTACAAAGCAGAGTGCCAGCAGCAGGCTGTATTGGATGAGGAGCAAAGTCGAGTGCTAAATGAGTTACTTGCTCGGCTCTCTACTAGCGTTGCTCCAACACAAACAGTACGCGAACACCTCGATCTTGCTTTAGAAATGGTGGAAAGGCAGCAAGCAGTTTTGAACCCACACTGGCAACAACTGGAACAGCAAAAAACTGCAGTTGACCAACAGCAAGTGGAAGTTAATCGTCTGTCGCAAGAGTTATCTGAACGCCAAAAAGAATGGCAGCAAGCTCAAAATTCTCTTGAGCAGCAAATAGCCGAGTTGAAGGTGAATACAGTTACTCTTGAGCGCAAGCAAGAGTATGCGCGAATCCTGAAAGACCAACTGCGACACCACCAAGAGTTACACCAAAAGCTTCGCTCCTTTTCTGCAACAGTTGATGTGACTCCTACTTGTAAAGTTGATGTGGCAGCTTTGGAAAATATGCCTCTAGAACAACTGCAAAATATAGTGCGAGAGTTGCAGCAGAAGTTGAGCATTGACTCTAGCTTCGTTCATGAGCAGGAACAAGAACTAACAGAAAAACAAAAAAATATAGAAGAACTCCAACAGAAAATAAACCAAGGTTCTGAACTAGAACGCGGCTACTTAGAAGCCGAACTGGTGGATGAAAAAGATCTCTACCAGATGCTTAATGAAACATTGGTAGGACAACGCCGCAGCTTGCTTGAGCAACAGGATATTTTCAAGCAACACCAAACAGTACTGCAACAGCGAGAAGGAAAATCTCTTGTCAATGAACAAGAGGAAACAAATATTGATTTAAAAGCAATTCTGCTGCAAATTGAAATGCAGCAACAACAACAGTCACAAGAGTTGCAAAATCTCGAGCATGAGATTTCGCAGATGCATACCAGCATTGAGCAAATGCAAGGTGTCATTGCAGAGCAAACGCAACAGCAACAGACTCAGCGCGACTCACTGCAAACTATGGAGCAAAACTTGTTTGTTTTGCAAACAACAACCGCAGAATCTCGCGGACGGTTGAATTTATATCAAGAGGCGCTACAACCTATTCAATATTCCGTGGATGAGGTGCGGCAAAAGTTACAAGGAATGACTGAATCGTTAGCAAGAGTGCAGGAAACAGGTGATTATCAACTCCAAGCTATTGCTCAAATGCGTCAGACACTCCTAAGTCTGATGTCTCAACCGCAGTTGACAGCATCTTAG